One Erythrobacter aureus DNA segment encodes these proteins:
- a CDS encoding PTS sugar transporter subunit IIA, with product MIGMILVTHGRLAEHFIDAMEHVVGKQEDVATICIGPNDDMEKRRADIADAIKQVDTGAGAIILTDLFGGTPSNLAISLLDTGHIEVIAGINLPMLIRLAGARKSMNVVDAVNAAQTAGRNYITVASEFLGQDLDSARKAS from the coding sequence ATGATCGGCATGATCCTCGTCACCCACGGCAGACTGGCCGAACACTTCATCGATGCGATGGAACATGTGGTCGGCAAACAGGAGGACGTGGCCACCATTTGTATCGGTCCCAACGACGATATGGAAAAACGCCGCGCGGATATCGCCGATGCGATCAAGCAGGTGGATACCGGCGCGGGCGCCATCATCCTGACCGATCTGTTCGGCGGCACGCCTTCCAACCTCGCCATCTCGCTGCTCGACACCGGCCACATCGAAGTGATCGCAGGCATCAACCTGCCGATGCTCATCCGCCTGGCTGGCGCGCGCAAGAGCATGAATGTGGTCGATGCGGTCAACGCCGCGCAGACCGCCGGCCGCAATTACATCACGGTCGCAAGCGAGTTCCTCGGCCAGGATCTCGACAGCGCGCGGAAAGCCTCTTGA
- the recR gene encoding recombination mediator RecR, with translation MASQEIETLAAALARLPGLGPRSARRAVLWLVKRRESALPALLEALATVGEALIECDTCGNVDTANPCAICADPRRDTKSLCVVEDVADLWALDRAKLFTGKYHVLGGKLSALDGVRPEDLNIASLLARVEEGGIDEIVLAMNATLEGQTTAHYLAERLEEHPVRITQLAHGLPVGGELDYLDEGTLAQALRARRPVG, from the coding sequence ATGGCATCGCAAGAGATCGAAACCCTCGCAGCCGCGCTCGCTCGCCTGCCCGGCCTCGGCCCGCGTTCGGCGCGGCGTGCGGTGCTGTGGCTGGTCAAACGCCGCGAAAGCGCGCTGCCCGCGCTGCTCGAGGCGCTGGCGACGGTGGGCGAGGCGCTGATCGAATGCGACACCTGCGGCAATGTCGACACCGCCAATCCCTGCGCCATCTGCGCAGACCCGCGCCGCGACACGAAATCGCTCTGCGTGGTCGAGGACGTCGCCGATCTCTGGGCGCTCGACCGGGCGAAGCTGTTCACCGGCAAGTACCATGTGCTCGGCGGCAAGCTGTCCGCGCTCGACGGTGTGCGGCCGGAGGACCTCAACATCGCTTCGCTGCTGGCGCGTGTGGAGGAGGGTGGGATCGACGAGATCGTCCTCGCCATGAACGCCACGCTGGAGGGTCAGACCACCGCCCACTACCTCGCCGAACGGCTGGAGGAGCATCCGGTGCGGATCACGCAGCTCGCCCATGGCCTGCCTGTCGGCGGCGAGCTGGATTATCTCGACGAGGGCACGCTGGCGCAGGCGTTGAGAGCCAGAAGGCCGGTGGGGTAG
- a CDS encoding amidohydrolase family protein, protein MSFHFIILVSILIAAASPFQAFASVAERVRATLVIDNVGVIPMTESGATLTERTVVIEDDRIVAILPADRSRDYPGATRIDGSGKWLLPGFSDMHVHLGNDRMLRLLTGQETPKDGTAVLQDLFTPYIANGVLQVFDLASMPETIGQRIEIESGRILGPHIVTAAMIDGEEPILPFGISKAAATPADGRQAVRDAQADGHRYVKIYGRVDLPTFTAILEEARSRGIRVVGHIPQRGQGMTASFFQPGYDLVVHAEEFAQQTAIPDKTAIPAYVQMARSNGTALVATLSANKRILEIASDPASLGTREDLRTLSPEFYSLNVDHNPYAAQSNEGFVGYAGSIVDFNGPFVRAFSQAGLTVLTGSDAGVPGIAPGYSLHDEFEALAEAGLDNRTILEGSTRLAAKWLGVDDDRGTVAAGMRADLVLLEANPISDIRNTRKIAAVIRNGRYIDRAVLDGMIADLRERNRR, encoded by the coding sequence ATGTCTTTTCACTTCATAATCCTGGTATCGATCCTCATCGCAGCGGCGTCACCGTTTCAGGCATTTGCCTCGGTAGCGGAAAGAGTTCGAGCGACTCTGGTCATCGACAATGTCGGCGTCATCCCCATGACCGAAAGCGGCGCGACGCTGACCGAGCGAACCGTGGTGATCGAAGACGATCGCATCGTCGCTATCCTGCCCGCCGACAGGAGCCGGGACTACCCAGGCGCGACGCGGATCGACGGTTCGGGAAAATGGCTCCTTCCCGGTTTCAGCGACATGCATGTGCATCTCGGCAACGATCGCATGTTGCGGCTGCTGACCGGGCAAGAGACACCCAAGGACGGAACCGCCGTCCTCCAAGACCTCTTCACGCCCTATATCGCCAACGGCGTGCTGCAGGTCTTCGATCTCGCTTCTATGCCCGAAACGATCGGCCAGCGGATCGAGATCGAAAGCGGACGCATTCTCGGCCCGCACATCGTCACCGCCGCCATGATCGATGGCGAAGAGCCCATCCTCCCGTTCGGGATTTCGAAGGCCGCCGCCACGCCCGCAGACGGCAGGCAGGCCGTCAGAGACGCGCAGGCCGATGGCCATCGTTACGTGAAGATTTACGGGCGCGTGGATCTGCCGACCTTCACCGCTATCCTCGAAGAGGCCCGTTCACGCGGTATCCGCGTAGTCGGTCATATTCCCCAGCGCGGTCAGGGGATGACCGCATCCTTTTTCCAGCCCGGCTACGATCTGGTCGTCCATGCGGAAGAATTCGCGCAGCAAACCGCTATACCGGACAAGACCGCCATTCCCGCCTACGTGCAAATGGCGCGCAGCAACGGCACGGCGCTGGTTGCGACCCTGAGCGCCAACAAGCGCATTCTGGAAATCGCCAGCGATCCGGCATCGCTCGGCACGCGCGAGGACCTGCGCACGCTCTCCCCGGAGTTCTACAGTCTCAATGTCGACCACAATCCCTATGCCGCGCAGTCGAACGAGGGTTTCGTCGGATATGCAGGCAGCATAGTCGATTTCAACGGCCCGTTCGTGCGTGCCTTCTCACAGGCCGGCCTCACGGTGCTGACGGGATCGGACGCCGGCGTGCCCGGCATTGCGCCCGGATATTCCCTGCACGACGAATTCGAAGCGCTGGCAGAGGCCGGACTTGACAACCGGACCATCCTCGAAGGATCCACCCGGCTTGCCGCCAAGTGGCTCGGGGTCGATGACGACAGAGGAACGGTAGCTGCCGGGATGAGAGCCGATCTCGTGCTTCTGGAAGCCAACCCGATCAGCGACATCCGCAACACACGCAAGATCGCGGCCGTCATCCGGAACGGGAGATACATCGACCGCGCCGTACTGGATGGCATGATTGCCGACCTCAGAGAGCGCAACCGCCGCTAG
- a CDS encoding DNA recombination protein RmuC: protein MDPTLFAIIALVLGLGLGYFLGHRFGMAPVKDWQARHGESETRAKELDEKFRKAIVDLENASVRADRADALDAELRETRKIHEAALDELRRSNGALTAELATLKEKTANFDEQKRLLIEAREELLKEFQNTGSAVLTKAQEAFLERANERLGHSEKTSEEKLKALLDPVGKRLEAYEKQVAALEEKRTDAFGRLYQQITEMQRGQEEVRREAQRLGNSLTNAPKARGRWGERALQNVLEQCGLSEHTDFNLEHSMETDEGRLRPDAIVHVPGQKKLVIDAKVSLNAYQAAFEADDEGERVRHLDLHAKAMRGHVQTLGTKGYQSQFDEAPDYVVMFVPGEHFVAAALEHDPELWDFAFRNKVLLATPTNLVAIARTVAQVWRQDTIAREAVEIGKAGAELYDRLAVAAEHMKRVGGGLETAVNNYNKFVGSFERNVLSAGRRLHERGIEIGKREIEEVPKVEATPRYNAEDAAQIEDGTGEGREAAE, encoded by the coding sequence ATGGATCCCACGCTTTTCGCCATCATCGCGCTCGTTCTCGGCCTTGGGCTGGGGTATTTTCTCGGCCACCGCTTCGGCATGGCGCCGGTCAAGGACTGGCAGGCGCGCCATGGCGAGAGCGAGACGCGCGCCAAGGAGCTCGACGAGAAGTTCCGCAAGGCGATCGTCGATCTGGAAAACGCCAGCGTGCGCGCCGACCGCGCCGATGCGCTCGATGCGGAGCTGCGCGAGACGCGCAAGATCCATGAAGCGGCGCTGGATGAACTGCGTCGCAGCAATGGTGCGCTCACCGCAGAACTCGCCACGCTCAAGGAAAAGACCGCCAATTTCGACGAGCAAAAACGCCTGTTGATCGAAGCGCGCGAGGAGCTGCTCAAGGAATTCCAAAACACCGGTTCGGCGGTGCTGACCAAGGCGCAGGAGGCCTTTCTCGAACGCGCCAACGAACGACTCGGCCATTCGGAAAAGACCAGCGAGGAAAAATTGAAGGCCTTGCTCGATCCGGTGGGCAAGCGGCTGGAGGCTTACGAGAAACAGGTCGCCGCGCTGGAAGAAAAGCGCACCGACGCTTTCGGGCGATTGTACCAGCAGATCACCGAGATGCAGCGCGGACAGGAAGAGGTCCGGCGTGAGGCGCAGCGGCTGGGCAACAGCCTCACCAATGCGCCCAAGGCGCGCGGGCGCTGGGGCGAGCGGGCGCTGCAGAACGTGCTCGAGCAATGCGGCCTGTCCGAACACACCGATTTCAATCTCGAACACTCGATGGAAACGGACGAGGGGCGGCTGCGTCCCGATGCCATCGTTCATGTGCCGGGGCAGAAGAAGCTGGTGATCGATGCCAAGGTGTCGCTCAACGCCTACCAGGCGGCCTTCGAGGCGGATGACGAGGGCGAGCGCGTGCGCCATCTCGACCTGCACGCCAAGGCCATGCGCGGCCATGTCCAGACGCTCGGCACCAAGGGCTACCAGAGCCAGTTCGACGAGGCGCCCGACTATGTCGTGATGTTCGTGCCGGGCGAGCATTTCGTCGCCGCCGCGCTCGAGCATGATCCCGAACTGTGGGACTTCGCCTTCCGCAACAAGGTGCTGCTCGCGACGCCCACCAACCTCGTTGCGATTGCCCGCACCGTGGCGCAGGTCTGGCGGCAGGACACGATCGCGCGCGAGGCGGTGGAGATCGGAAAAGCCGGTGCCGAGCTCTACGATCGCCTGGCCGTCGCCGCCGAACACATGAAGCGTGTCGGCGGGGGGCTCGAAACCGCAGTCAACAATTACAACAAGTTCGTCGGCAGCTTCGAACGCAACGTGCTGTCCGCCGGGCGCCGACTGCACGAAAGGGGCATCGAAATCGGCAAGCGTGAGATCGAAGAAGTGCCCAAGGTGGAAGCGACCCCGCGCTACAATGCCGAGGACGCCGCGCAGATCGAGGACGGAACCGGTGAAGGGCGCGAGGCGGCCGAATAG
- a CDS encoding peptide deformylase, with amino-acid sequence MAIREILEVPDPRLKTVSTKVEPDEFGDELNTLVSDMFETMYAAPGIGLAAIQVGVPKRVLVIDLQPEDTDAEPEPCSHDGHEHVHYPVKKEPRVFINPEILDPADELATYQEGCLSVPDIFADVDRPATCRVRYQDLEGETHEEDLDGLMATCLQHEMDHLEGILFIDHLSRLKRNMALKKLKKLREAA; translated from the coding sequence ATGGCTATCCGTGAAATCCTCGAAGTGCCGGACCCCCGGCTCAAGACCGTGTCTACGAAGGTCGAACCCGACGAATTCGGCGACGAATTGAACACCCTCGTCTCCGACATGTTCGAAACCATGTATGCCGCGCCCGGCATCGGTCTTGCCGCGATTCAGGTCGGCGTGCCCAAGCGCGTGCTGGTGATCGACCTCCAGCCCGAGGATACCGACGCCGAGCCCGAACCTTGCAGCCATGACGGTCACGAGCATGTGCACTATCCGGTGAAGAAGGAACCGCGCGTCTTCATCAACCCGGAAATCCTCGACCCGGCGGATGAACTGGCGACCTACCAGGAAGGCTGCCTCTCGGTCCCCGACATCTTCGCCGATGTCGATCGCCCGGCGACCTGCCGCGTGCGCTATCAGGACCTCGAGGGCGAGACCCATGAAGAAGACCTGGACGGGCTGATGGCCACCTGCCTCCAGCATGAGATGGACCATCTCGAAGGCATCCTCTTCATCGACCACCTCTCGCGCCTCAAGCGCAACATGGCGCTGAAGAAGCTCAAGAAGCTGCGCGAAGCGGCGTAA
- the rapZ gene encoding RNase adapter RapZ yields the protein MADESIPPQRILLVTGLSGAGKTTALQVLEDLGWETIDNFPIRLLGGLLASEGGTVSDTPLAIGFDSRTRGFVPAEIIEMCKQFEAREDVEITALFIDCSSAELQRRYNETRRPHPMARGRPALDGIKAERELLEPLRRWADIVIDTTDYATNHLQQLVRERFAAHAEGNMTVTISSFGFARGMPPLADLLFDMRFLDNPHWVEGLREKTGLDRAVGDHISADPAFAPAFERIIELLHEVMPRYTAQGRSYLNIAFGCTGGRHRSVYSAERAAEALRKAGFSPTVIHRNLGSRPADPLERR from the coding sequence ATGGCCGACGAATCGATTCCCCCCCAGCGTATCCTGCTCGTCACCGGTCTGTCGGGCGCGGGCAAGACCACCGCATTGCAAGTGCTCGAGGATCTGGGCTGGGAGACAATCGACAATTTTCCGATCCGTCTGCTCGGCGGCCTCCTCGCGAGCGAGGGCGGCACTGTCAGCGACACGCCCTTGGCGATCGGCTTCGATTCGCGCACGCGCGGTTTCGTCCCCGCCGAAATCATCGAAATGTGCAAGCAATTCGAAGCGCGGGAGGATGTCGAAATCACCGCTCTCTTTATCGATTGCTCCAGTGCCGAATTGCAGCGACGCTACAACGAAACCCGGCGCCCGCACCCGATGGCGCGCGGTCGGCCTGCGCTCGACGGGATCAAGGCAGAGCGCGAACTGCTGGAGCCGCTGCGCCGCTGGGCCGATATCGTCATCGACACGACCGATTACGCGACCAATCATTTGCAGCAGCTCGTGCGTGAACGGTTTGCGGCCCATGCCGAGGGCAATATGACCGTGACCATTTCGAGCTTCGGTTTCGCCCGTGGCATGCCCCCGCTGGCCGATTTGCTGTTCGACATGCGGTTTCTCGACAATCCGCACTGGGTCGAAGGGCTGCGCGAGAAAACCGGATTGGACAGGGCCGTGGGCGATCACATTTCCGCAGACCCCGCTTTCGCCCCGGCTTTCGAAAGGATTATCGAACTGCTGCATGAAGTCATGCCGCGCTATACGGCGCAGGGACGCAGCTATCTCAACATCGCTTTCGGCTGTACCGGCGGTCGGCACCGCTCGGTCTATAGCGCGGAGCGTGCAGCCGAGGCCTTGCGCAAGGCGGGATTTTCGCCCACGGTCATCCACCGAAATCTCGGTTCGCGTCCCGCCGACCCGCTCGAGCGACGCTAG
- the fmt gene encoding methionyl-tRNA formyltransferase encodes MRIIFMGSPDFAVPTLQALVDAAHEVLCVYTQPPRPGGRRGKELTKTPVHQRASDLGIEVRYPKSLKPAEEQEAFAALDADVAVVAAYGLILPQAILDAPKHGCLNVHASILPHWRGAAPIHRAVMAGDPVTGVTIMQMEAGLDTGPMLAFARTPIEDKTTGELTEELAEIGAQLMVGTLIDFGVLHPLPQDDAEATYAAKIDKAEARIDWNRPAEEVVRHVHGLSPFPGAWFELGGARVKLLRAEVVEGSGTPGAILDDHLMIACGTGAIRPVKLQRAGKPAMDLDTFLRGNAVTQETNIK; translated from the coding sequence ATGCGCATTATCTTCATGGGATCGCCCGATTTCGCGGTGCCGACGCTGCAGGCACTGGTCGATGCGGCGCATGAGGTGTTGTGCGTCTACACCCAGCCGCCGCGCCCCGGCGGGCGACGCGGCAAGGAGTTGACGAAGACGCCGGTGCACCAGCGCGCCAGCGACCTGGGCATCGAGGTGCGCTATCCCAAGTCGCTCAAACCCGCCGAGGAGCAGGAGGCCTTCGCCGCGCTCGATGCCGATGTGGCGGTGGTTGCCGCTTATGGCCTGATCCTGCCGCAGGCGATCCTCGACGCGCCGAAGCACGGCTGCCTCAATGTCCACGCCTCGATCCTGCCGCACTGGCGCGGTGCGGCGCCGATCCACCGCGCGGTAATGGCGGGCGACCCGGTGACCGGTGTGACGATCATGCAGATGGAGGCAGGTCTTGACACCGGCCCCATGCTCGCCTTCGCGCGCACCCCGATCGAGGACAAGACCACCGGCGAGCTGACCGAGGAGCTGGCCGAAATCGGCGCGCAATTGATGGTCGGCACGCTGATCGATTTCGGCGTCCTTCACCCGCTTCCCCAGGACGATGCGGAGGCGACCTATGCCGCGAAGATCGACAAGGCCGAGGCGCGGATCGACTGGAACCGCCCTGCCGAGGAGGTGGTTCGGCATGTCCACGGCCTGTCCCCCTTCCCCGGTGCGTGGTTCGAACTGGGCGGCGCGCGCGTCAAGCTGCTGCGCGCCGAGGTGGTCGAGGGTTCGGGAACGCCGGGCGCGATCCTCGATGACCACCTAATGATCGCCTGCGGCACCGGCGCGATCCGCCCGGTCAAGCTTCAGCGCGCGGGCAAGCCGGCAATGGACCTCGACACCTTTCTGCGCGGCAATGCGGTGACGCAAGAAACGAACATCAAGTGA
- a CDS encoding HPr family phosphocarrier protein produces MSELRKRIEVVNQRGLHARASAKFVNAVAELPNGCTVRVAKGENEAAGGSILGLMMLGAAKGDTIEIIVAGENADAVMADLSAMVEDGFGEP; encoded by the coding sequence TTGAGCGAGCTGCGCAAGCGCATCGAGGTGGTCAACCAGCGCGGCCTGCACGCGCGGGCCAGCGCCAAATTCGTCAATGCGGTCGCCGAACTGCCCAATGGCTGCACGGTTCGCGTGGCGAAGGGTGAAAACGAGGCCGCCGGCGGCTCCATCCTCGGACTGATGATGCTGGGTGCGGCCAAGGGCGATACGATCGAGATCATCGTCGCGGGCGAGAATGCCGATGCGGTCATGGCCGACCTCTCCGCCATGGTCGAGGACGGCTTCGGGGAGCCGTGA
- a CDS encoding HPr kinase/phosphorylase has protein sequence MSATVLANVTGVIVGGRALLIAGPPGAGKSALALALIDRGAMLVGDDAVSIAREGGFLTASPPPNIRGLIEVRNVGIVELPVASGPVALILQLDPEAPRYPLDVALRSIEGLEVPVLNFAAGDAVQALRAEYALSLHGLPLPKRRENA, from the coding sequence ATGAGCGCCACTGTTCTTGCCAATGTCACCGGCGTGATCGTCGGCGGCAGGGCGCTGCTGATCGCGGGGCCTCCCGGCGCCGGGAAATCGGCGCTTGCGCTGGCACTGATCGACCGTGGGGCGATGTTGGTGGGCGATGACGCGGTAAGCATCGCCCGCGAGGGCGGGTTCCTCACCGCCTCTCCCCCGCCCAATATCAGGGGATTGATCGAAGTGCGCAATGTCGGGATCGTCGAACTGCCCGTGGCCAGCGGTCCCGTCGCGCTGATCCTCCAGCTCGATCCGGAAGCTCCGCGCTATCCGCTGGACGTCGCGCTGCGCTCGATAGAAGGTCTGGAGGTCCCCGTCCTGAACTTCGCGGCAGGTGATGCGGTACAGGCATTGCGCGCGGAATATGCACTCTCGCTGCATGGACTGCCCCTCCCCAAACGCCGCGAAAACGCATAG
- a CDS encoding TrmH family RNA methyltransferase: protein MTRERRVITGFSNPTVKALRALREKKHRKAAGKFLAEGLRLLTDARECGHVPETLVLADRRDPHPLLSALEEAVKASGGEVIETSADILSKITGKDNPQAVAGVFGEFDTSLAALDRGGADIWLVAQALRDPGNLGTMLRTGDAIGAGGLILIDDCADPFSVEAVRASMGAVFTQRIAQARWDEFEPWLRGGPGQLVAASLRDAQPYRGAPYAAPCFVLVGNESRGLPDAYEMACDLRVTMPMKGRADSLNAAVAAAVLGYEVLAELDS from the coding sequence ATGACCCGCGAACGCCGGGTCATTACCGGGTTTTCCAATCCCACCGTCAAGGCGCTGCGCGCACTGCGCGAGAAGAAGCACCGCAAGGCCGCAGGCAAGTTCCTCGCCGAAGGACTGCGCCTGCTGACGGATGCGCGCGAATGCGGCCATGTGCCCGAAACGCTCGTGCTCGCCGACCGACGCGATCCGCACCCGCTGCTGTCCGCGCTCGAAGAAGCGGTCAAGGCCAGCGGCGGCGAGGTGATCGAGACAAGCGCCGACATCCTCTCCAAGATCACGGGGAAGGACAATCCGCAAGCGGTCGCGGGGGTCTTCGGCGAGTTCGACACGTCGCTTGCCGCGCTGGACCGTGGCGGCGCAGATATCTGGCTGGTGGCGCAGGCGCTGCGCGATCCGGGCAATCTGGGCACCATGCTGCGCACCGGCGACGCGATCGGCGCGGGCGGGCTGATCCTGATCGACGACTGCGCCGATCCCTTCAGCGTGGAGGCGGTGCGCGCCAGCATGGGCGCGGTGTTCACGCAGAGAATAGCGCAGGCGCGGTGGGACGAATTCGAGCCATGGTTGCGCGGCGGACCCGGCCAGCTCGTCGCCGCGAGCCTGCGCGATGCGCAGCCTTATCGCGGCGCACCCTATGCCGCGCCCTGCTTCGTCTTGGTCGGCAATGAAAGCCGCGGCCTGCCCGACGCCTACGAGATGGCCTGCGACCTGCGGGTAACCATGCCGATGAAAGGCCGCGCGGACAGCCTCAACGCGGCCGTGGCGGCGGCGGTTCTGGGGTATGAGGTGCTGGCAGAGCTGGATAGCTGA
- the truA gene encoding tRNA pseudouridine(38-40) synthase TruA: MTRFALTLEFDGTPFYGLQRQKDGPSVQQAVEEAAFRILGEEVRLHSAGRTDTGVHALAMRSHIDIEKVIKPFRLMEALNAHLRPDPIAVTHCETVPDDWHARFSCTGRSYVYRIVNRRAPLTLDLHRAWQIGTPLDHEAMHRAAQALVGLHDFTTFRSVHCQSDSPVKTLDRLDVERAKTPWGEEVRIHAEARSFLHHQVRSMVGCLALVGMGRWREEQVAEALAARDRQALGLNAPPHGLYFVRAIYPEDA, translated from the coding sequence ATGACCCGCTTCGCCCTCACACTCGAATTCGACGGTACGCCCTTCTACGGGCTCCAGCGCCAGAAGGACGGCCCCAGCGTGCAGCAGGCGGTCGAGGAAGCCGCTTTCCGCATACTCGGCGAGGAGGTGCGGCTGCACAGCGCGGGACGGACGGACACCGGCGTCCACGCACTCGCCATGCGCAGCCACATCGACATCGAGAAGGTCATCAAGCCGTTCCGCCTGATGGAGGCGCTCAATGCGCATCTCCGTCCCGATCCGATCGCCGTCACCCATTGCGAGACGGTGCCCGATGACTGGCATGCGCGTTTCTCCTGCACGGGGCGGTCCTATGTTTATCGCATCGTCAACCGCCGTGCGCCGCTGACGCTCGACCTCCACCGCGCCTGGCAGATTGGCACGCCGCTCGACCACGAAGCAATGCACCGCGCGGCACAGGCGCTTGTCGGCTTGCACGATTTCACCACCTTCCGCTCGGTCCATTGCCAGTCGGACAGCCCGGTCAAGACGCTCGACCGGCTCGATGTCGAGCGCGCCAAAACACCTTGGGGCGAGGAGGTGCGCATCCATGCCGAGGCGCGCAGCTTCCTGCATCACCAGGTCCGCAGCATGGTCGGCTGCCTTGCGCTGGTCGGCATGGGCCGCTGGCGCGAGGAACAGGTGGCCGAGGCGCTGGCGGCACGCGACCGGCAGGCGCTCGGGCTCAACGCCCCGCCGCATGGGCTCTATTTCGTCCGCGCGATCTATCCCGAAGACGCTTGA
- a CDS encoding stimulus-sensing domain-containing protein, translating to MSETGSVLKGDPRLEKLRWSRRLSLTSRILFVNVLPLVLLGGGVIYVDAYRKQLLDERFKLALVEAQITAEALAGATPQRQEALLIQIGKEQRLRLRVYDPDGKLEADSFQLAPPSFTLPRAEDVDQGAFALQLDRWFDRVVGAPALPDYLEPESDDAEDWPELSRAREESLTQIVLRDAPDGTHVINAAAPVGLDGDTLLLTRNPVDITESVREARSTVALIVLLALAISTLLSLFLAQTIVRPLRELVQAAIRVRQGRDRQVEVPRLPQRRDEIGMLARSISDMTAALRQRIDAVEHFAADVAHEIKNPLASLRSATESLGKVEDPALRAQLLDIATHDVRRIDRLVTEISDASRIDAEMSRTEFERVDLARLLCTIFESREARDENEGRRLEISGAERPVWVMGVPVRLERVIQNLLDNAVSFSPPNGRIWADISRRDDWVTLAICDEGPGIPEEKREKVFQRFHSDRPEEEDFGNHSGLGLAIARTIAEAHDGTLIAASREDGESGACLKLGLPAAQKR from the coding sequence ATGTCCGAAACCGGCAGCGTGCTCAAAGGCGATCCGCGGCTCGAAAAGCTGCGCTGGTCGCGGCGGCTTTCACTCACCAGCCGCATCCTCTTCGTCAATGTCCTACCGCTGGTCCTGTTGGGCGGCGGGGTGATCTATGTCGATGCCTATCGCAAACAATTGCTCGACGAGCGCTTCAAGCTCGCACTGGTCGAAGCGCAGATCACCGCCGAAGCGCTGGCCGGGGCGACACCCCAGCGCCAGGAAGCCTTGCTGATCCAGATCGGCAAGGAACAGCGCCTGCGATTGCGCGTCTACGATCCGGACGGCAAACTCGAGGCCGACAGCTTCCAGCTCGCCCCGCCCAGCTTCACCCTGCCGCGCGCAGAGGACGTGGATCAGGGCGCCTTCGCCTTGCAGCTCGACCGCTGGTTCGACCGGGTAGTCGGCGCGCCCGCCCTGCCCGATTATCTCGAACCCGAAAGCGACGATGCGGAGGACTGGCCCGAACTCAGCCGCGCGCGCGAGGAGAGCCTGACGCAGATCGTGCTGCGCGATGCACCCGACGGCACCCATGTCATCAACGCCGCCGCCCCGGTCGGGCTCGACGGCGATACGCTGCTGCTCACGCGCAATCCGGTCGACATCACCGAAAGCGTGCGCGAGGCGCGGTCAACCGTCGCGCTGATCGTGCTGCTGGCGCTGGCGATCTCGACCCTGCTATCGCTGTTCCTGGCCCAAACCATCGTGCGACCCCTGCGCGAGCTGGTGCAGGCCGCGATCCGCGTCCGCCAGGGGCGCGACCGCCAGGTGGAAGTTCCGCGTCTGCCGCAGCGCCGAGACGAAATCGGCATGCTTGCCCGCTCGATATCCGACATGACCGCCGCGCTGCGCCAGCGGATCGATGCGGTGGAACATTTCGCCGCCGACGTGGCCCATGAAATCAAGAACCCGCTCGCATCCTTGCGCAGCGCGACCGAATCGCTGGGCAAGGTCGAGGACCCGGCCCTGCGCGCGCAGTTGCTCGATATCGCGACGCATGACGTGCGCCGGATCGACCGGCTGGTCACCGAGATTTCCGATGCCAGCCGCATCGATGCCGAAATGTCGCGCACCGAGTTCGAGCGGGTCGATCTGGCCCGGCTGCTCTGTACGATCTTCGAAAGCCGCGAGGCGCGCGACGAGAATGAAGGGCGCAGGCTGGAGATATCCGGGGCCGAGCGGCCGGTATGGGTCATGGGCGTTCCCGTGCGGCTCGAACGCGTGATCCAGAACCTGCTCGACAATGCGGTATCCTTCTCCCCTCCGAATGGTCGTATCTGGGCCGACATTTCGCGCCGCGACGATTGGGTGACGCTGGCAATCTGCGACGAAGGGCCGGGCATTCCGGAAGAAAAGCGTGAAAAGGTTTTCCAGCGCTTTCATTCCGACCGGCCCGAGGAAGAGGATTTTGGAAACCATTCGGGTCTCGGCCTTGCCATCGCGCGCACGATTGCCGAAGCGCATGACGGTACGCTGATCGCCGCATCGCGTGAGGACGGCGAATCCGGCGCGTGTCTCAAGCTGGGCCTACCGGCCGCTCAGAAACGATGA